A DNA window from Streptomyces bacillaris contains the following coding sequences:
- a CDS encoding LacI family DNA-binding transcriptional regulator — translation MSQLPKQPTEVSVPTSADVARLAGVSRATVSYVLNNNAAVRISEPTRHRVREAATQLGYVPHAAARSLRAGHSRLVLLPSGHIPSGPLHQYFFQELQAGLRRLDYTVVQYGSAGLADGEAVRAWAELRPVAVVVPPGITLTPHGTDVLTRSGAKAVITLGPEPVAGAHGLVMDQRRVGASAVAHLLARGRRRIGVVMPREPGLTPFSEPRLAGALQTAEPAGALVCPLPLGYEEESAAELAGRWRELGLDAVFAYNDEYAMLLMRALQDAGVAIPGDTAVIGADDLLLGRLLRPRLSTVRMELAMDQPLAETIDRLVHHPGAAPVHQDLLRTGAVHRDSS, via the coding sequence ATGAGCCAGTTACCCAAGCAGCCCACCGAAGTCTCCGTACCGACCAGCGCCGATGTCGCGCGCCTCGCCGGAGTGTCCCGGGCCACCGTGTCGTACGTCCTGAACAACAACGCCGCCGTCCGGATCAGCGAACCCACCCGGCACCGCGTCAGGGAGGCCGCCACCCAGCTCGGTTACGTCCCGCACGCCGCCGCCCGCAGCCTGCGCGCCGGACACAGCCGCCTGGTCCTGCTGCCCTCCGGGCACATACCCTCCGGCCCCCTCCACCAGTACTTCTTCCAGGAACTCCAGGCGGGGCTGCGCCGCCTGGACTACACCGTCGTCCAGTACGGCAGCGCCGGCCTCGCGGACGGCGAGGCGGTACGGGCCTGGGCCGAACTGCGGCCCGTCGCCGTCGTCGTACCGCCGGGCATCACCCTCACCCCGCACGGCACGGACGTCCTCACCCGTTCCGGCGCCAAAGCGGTGATCACCCTGGGCCCGGAGCCGGTGGCGGGCGCCCACGGGCTGGTCATGGACCAGCGGCGGGTCGGCGCCAGCGCGGTCGCCCATCTGCTGGCGCGCGGCCGCCGCCGCATCGGGGTGGTGATGCCCCGGGAGCCGGGCCTCACGCCGTTCTCCGAACCCCGCCTCGCCGGAGCCCTGCAGACGGCCGAACCGGCCGGGGCTTTGGTGTGCCCCCTGCCGCTCGGCTACGAGGAGGAGTCGGCGGCGGAACTGGCGGGCCGCTGGCGGGAGTTGGGTCTGGACGCGGTGTTCGCGTACAACGACGAGTACGCCATGCTGCTGATGCGCGCGCTCCAGGACGCGGGCGTCGCGATACCCGGCGACACGGCGGTGATCGGGGCGGATGATCTCCTGCTCGGCAGGCTGCTGCGGCCCCGGCTGAGCACGGTCCGGATGGAGCTGGCCATGGACCAGCCGCTGGCCGAGACGATCGACCGGCTCGTCCACCACCCGGGCGCCGCCCCCGTCCACCAGGACCTGCTGCGCACCGGCGCCGTGCACCGCGACTCCAGCTGA
- the trxA gene encoding thioredoxin has translation MSTVELTKENFDQVVSDNDFVLIDFWASWCGPCRQFAPVYDSASERHPDLVFAKVDTEAQQELAAAFDIRSIPTLMIVRDNVAVFSQPGALPEAALEDVIGQARNLDMDEVRKSVEEQKRAAEAGQQGQSEPQ, from the coding sequence ATGAGCACCGTAGAGCTGACCAAGGAAAACTTCGATCAGGTCGTCAGCGACAACGACTTCGTCCTGATCGACTTCTGGGCTTCCTGGTGCGGCCCCTGCCGACAGTTCGCGCCGGTCTACGACTCGGCGTCCGAGCGCCACCCGGACCTCGTCTTCGCCAAGGTCGACACGGAGGCGCAGCAGGAGCTGGCCGCCGCCTTCGACATCCGGTCGATCCCGACGCTGATGATCGTCCGGGACAACGTGGCCGTCTTCTCGCAGCCCGGTGCTCTGCCGGAGGCCGCCCTGGAGGACGTCATCGGCCAGGCCCGGAACCTGGACATGGACGAGGTCCGCAAGTCCGTCGAGGAGCAGAAGCGGGCGGCGGAGGCGGGGCAGCAGGGGCAGTCCGAGCCTCAGTAG
- a CDS encoding methionyl-tRNA formyltransferase, with translation MRVVMFGYQTWGHRTLQALLDSEHDVVTVVTHPRSEHAYEKIWSDSVADLAEKHGIPVIIRNRPDDELLDRLKEVAPDIIVANNWRTWIPPEIYNLPVHGTLNIHDSLLPAYAGFSPLIWALINGEPEVGVTAHLMDEELDAGDIVVQRSVPVGPTDTSTDLFHRTVDLIAPVTTEALGLIASGRTEFTPQDRSRASFFHKRAEEDIRIDWNWPAEDLERLIRAQSAPYPSAFTFHKGQRLEVLSAVVSQGRYGGTPGRIFYREGEGVVIVAGADARTGRNHGLAITRVRTGDGRELPATEYFTSMGGYLTGRP, from the coding sequence ATGCGGGTCGTCATGTTCGGTTACCAGACCTGGGGGCACCGCACGCTGCAGGCGCTGCTGGACTCCGAGCACGACGTGGTGACGGTCGTGACGCACCCGAGGAGCGAGCACGCCTACGAGAAGATCTGGAGCGACTCCGTGGCCGATCTGGCGGAGAAGCACGGCATCCCCGTGATCATCCGCAACCGGCCGGACGACGAGCTGCTGGACCGGCTCAAGGAGGTGGCCCCGGACATCATCGTGGCCAACAACTGGCGGACCTGGATCCCGCCGGAGATCTACAACCTCCCCGTCCACGGCACGCTCAACATCCACGACTCCCTGCTGCCCGCCTACGCGGGCTTCTCGCCGCTGATCTGGGCGCTCATCAACGGCGAGCCGGAGGTCGGCGTCACGGCCCATCTGATGGACGAGGAGCTGGACGCGGGCGACATCGTCGTCCAGAGGTCGGTCCCCGTTGGGCCGACGGACACGTCCACCGACCTCTTCCACCGTACGGTCGATCTCATCGCCCCGGTCACCACCGAGGCACTGGGCCTGATCGCCTCGGGGCGGACCGAGTTCACCCCGCAGGACCGATCCAGGGCCAGCTTCTTCCACAAGCGGGCCGAGGAGGACATCCGTATCGACTGGAACTGGCCGGCCGAGGACCTGGAGCGTCTGATCCGCGCCCAGTCCGCGCCGTACCCGAGCGCCTTCACCTTCCACAAGGGGCAGCGGCTCGAAGTCCTCTCCGCTGTCGTGTCCCAGGGCCGTTACGGCGGCACCCCGGGCCGGATCTTCTACCGCGAGGGCGAGGGCGTCGTGATCGTCGCCGGAGCCGATGCCCGAACCGGCCGCAACCACGGTCTGGCCATCACCCGCGTACGGACCGGGGACGGCCGCGAACTTCCCGCGACCGAGTACTTCACCTCGATGGGCGGCTACCTCACCGGCCGCCCCTGA
- a CDS encoding type II toxin-antitoxin system PemK/MazF family toxin, with translation MTFHHSAERIDSPSVVPGSTGPTATVQADPHAVGPVRTSYAPDRDGDPDPGEIVWTWVPFEESDGRGKDRPVLVVAREATGTLLAVQLSSKQHDMDHEWVALGAGPWDSSGRPSWVDLDRVLRVHEDGMRREACALDRDRFDTVTGRLRERYGWS, from the coding sequence ATGACGTTCCACCACAGCGCAGAGCGCATCGACAGCCCGTCCGTAGTCCCCGGCAGCACCGGTCCGACCGCCACCGTCCAGGCCGATCCCCACGCGGTGGGCCCGGTCCGCACCTCGTACGCCCCCGACCGCGACGGCGACCCGGACCCGGGCGAGATCGTCTGGACCTGGGTGCCGTTCGAGGAGAGCGACGGGCGCGGCAAGGACCGGCCGGTTCTCGTCGTCGCCCGGGAGGCGACGGGCACCCTGCTCGCCGTCCAGCTCTCCAGCAAGCAGCACGACATGGACCACGAGTGGGTGGCGCTGGGCGCCGGTCCCTGGGACAGCTCCGGACGGCCGTCCTGGGTCGATCTGGACCGGGTGCTGCGGGTCCACGAGGACGGGATGCGGCGCGAGGCGTGCGCGCTGGACCGCGATCGGTTCGACACCGTCACCGGGCGGCTGCGGGAGCGGTACGGCTGGAGCTAG
- the egtB gene encoding ergothioneine biosynthesis protein EgtB has protein sequence MTDDRTPSASSATAPDGFPPSPGGHDPEVLRRRALDALLTARARTTALTDSVDEAELTAQHSPLMSPLVWDLAHIGNQEEQWLLRAVGGREALRPEIDGLYDAFEHPRAARPSLPLLAPAEARTYAADVRGRALDILEAAPLHEDGRPLERAGFAFGMIAQHEQQHDETMLITHQLRSGPVALTAPAPPEPTDATSLPAEVLVPGGPFTMGTSAEPWALDNERPAHQREVAAFHLDTAPVTCGAYRRFMADGGYTDPRWWAPEGWDMVREHGLDAPLFWHRDGGQWLRRRFGVTEPVPDDEPVLHVSWYEADAYARWAGRRLPTEAEWEKAARHDPATGRSLRYPWGDTDPTPEQANLGQRHLRPARAGAYAAGRAPSGAGQLIGDVWEWTSSDFLPYPGFVAFPYREYSEVFFGPGHKVLRGGSFAVDQVACRGTFRNWDLPVRRQIFSGFRTARDA, from the coding sequence ATGACCGACGACCGCACCCCCTCCGCCTCGTCCGCCACCGCCCCGGACGGCTTCCCGCCCTCCCCCGGCGGCCATGACCCCGAGGTGCTGCGCCGACGCGCGCTGGACGCGCTGCTGACCGCCCGGGCCCGTACCACCGCCCTCACCGACAGCGTGGACGAAGCCGAACTCACCGCCCAGCACTCCCCGTTGATGTCCCCGCTCGTCTGGGACCTGGCCCACATCGGCAACCAGGAGGAGCAGTGGCTGCTCCGCGCGGTGGGCGGGCGGGAGGCGCTGCGCCCGGAGATCGACGGGCTGTACGACGCCTTCGAGCACCCGCGCGCCGCCCGGCCCTCGCTGCCCCTGCTGGCGCCCGCCGAGGCACGGACGTACGCCGCGGATGTACGCGGCCGGGCCCTGGACATCCTGGAGGCCGCCCCGCTGCACGAGGACGGACGGCCGCTGGAGCGGGCCGGGTTCGCCTTCGGGATGATCGCCCAGCACGAGCAGCAGCACGACGAGACCATGTTGATCACTCATCAGCTCCGCTCGGGGCCGGTTGCCTTGACCGCGCCCGCCCCGCCCGAGCCCACCGATGCCACCTCTTTGCCTGCCGAAGTGCTCGTCCCTGGCGGGCCGTTCACCATGGGGACCTCCGCCGAGCCGTGGGCGCTCGACAACGAACGGCCCGCGCACCAAAGGGAGGTGGCCGCGTTCCACCTGGACACCGCCCCCGTCACCTGCGGGGCGTACCGCCGGTTCATGGCGGACGGCGGGTACACCGACCCCCGCTGGTGGGCGCCCGAGGGCTGGGACATGGTCCGTGAACACGGCCTGGACGCACCGCTGTTCTGGCACCGGGACGGCGGGCAGTGGCTGCGCCGCAGGTTCGGGGTGACCGAGCCGGTGCCGGACGACGAGCCGGTGCTGCACGTCAGCTGGTACGAGGCGGATGCGTACGCCCGCTGGGCGGGGCGGCGGCTGCCCACCGAGGCCGAGTGGGAGAAGGCCGCCCGGCACGACCCCGCCACCGGGCGTTCGCTCCGCTACCCCTGGGGCGACACGGACCCGACGCCCGAGCAGGCCAATCTGGGCCAGCGCCATCTGCGTCCTGCGCGGGCCGGTGCGTATGCGGCGGGCCGGGCGCCGTCCGGCGCGGGTCAGCTGATCGGCGATGTGTGGGAGTGGACGTCGAGCGACTTCCTGCCCTACCCGGGGTTCGTGGCCTTCCCCTACCGGGAGTACTCGGAGGTGTTCTTCGGCCCGGGCCACAAGGTGCTGCGCGGCGGCTCGTTCGCCGTGGACCAGGTCGCCTGCCGGGGCACGTTCCGCAACTGGGACCTGCCGGTGCGGCGGCAGATCTTCTCCGGGTTCCGCACCGCGAGGGACGCCTGA
- the ddaH gene encoding dimethylargininase gives MRTARARHYLMCRPTYFDVVYSINPWMDPKKPVDTPLAIAQWERLREVYLNLGHTVDTIEPVRGLPDMVFAANGATVVDGRALVARFRNAERIAEGPAYHDWLRDNGFPDLRTASVVNEGEGDYLLVGDLLLAGTGFRSDPRSHDEAQEFFGRPVIGLTLVDPDYYHLDTALTVLDEKTVAYYPGAFSPGSLAVLRRLFPDAVIASAEDAAVFGLNATSDGLNVVLPQNATALTDQLRDRGFNPIGVDLSELLKAGGSVKCCTLELRAAG, from the coding sequence ATGCGTACCGCACGTGCCCGGCACTACCTCATGTGCCGGCCCACCTACTTCGACGTGGTCTACTCCATCAACCCGTGGATGGACCCGAAGAAGCCCGTCGACACTCCGCTGGCCATCGCCCAGTGGGAGCGGCTGCGCGAGGTCTACCTGAACCTCGGGCACACCGTCGACACCATCGAGCCCGTCCGCGGACTCCCCGACATGGTCTTCGCCGCCAACGGCGCCACGGTCGTCGACGGACGCGCCCTGGTCGCCCGCTTCCGAAACGCCGAGCGCATCGCCGAGGGCCCGGCGTACCACGACTGGCTGCGCGACAACGGCTTCCCCGACCTGCGCACCGCGAGCGTCGTCAACGAGGGCGAGGGCGACTACCTCCTGGTGGGCGACCTGCTGCTGGCCGGGACCGGCTTCCGCAGCGACCCGCGCTCGCACGACGAGGCCCAGGAGTTCTTCGGCCGCCCGGTGATCGGGCTGACCCTGGTGGACCCCGACTACTACCACCTGGACACCGCCCTCACGGTGCTCGACGAGAAGACGGTCGCCTACTACCCGGGCGCCTTCTCCCCCGGCAGCCTCGCCGTCCTGCGCCGCCTCTTCCCGGACGCCGTGATCGCCTCGGCCGAGGACGCCGCGGTGTTCGGCCTCAACGCCACGTCGGACGGCCTGAACGTGGTCCTCCCCCAGAACGCCACCGCCCTCACGGACCAGCTCCGCGACCGCGGCTTCAACCCGATCGGCGTGGACCTCTCCGAACTCCTCAAGGCGGGCGGCAGCGTGAAGTGCTGCACGCTGGAGCTGCGGGCGGCGGGCTGA
- the egtA gene encoding ergothioneine biosynthesis glutamate--cysteine ligase EgtA encodes MSPDTPGGPGPRPESSPLDEGTAQDLLRGICFKTGPPRIVGVELEWLIHDQEHPTVPVAQERLDDAVAALRELPLSAALTFEPGGQLELSSQPAGSLMECIETTAADLAAVRGSLGRAGLAPVGFGVDPWQTPHRRLREPRYDAMEAALDRAGPAGRAMMCTSASVQVCLDAGEEEPGPRGYGRRWQLTHLLGAVLVAAFANSPFRQGRRTGWKSTRQALWADLDPVRTLAPGGGLPPREAWAAHVLDTTVMCVRREDGPWYVPEGLTFREWIRTGAPRPPLRADLDYHMTTLFPPVRPRGHLELRMIDAQSGPDGWLVPLAVATALFDDPEAAETVYRAVKPLAESAGSAAAPRNALWTTAAREGLADPELRAVAVHCFETALDALDRMGASTAVRDTVAAFHDRYVARGRCPADDLLRPGALAEPVLLSGAAGAPTAPPSPGRVASA; translated from the coding sequence ATGTCCCCGGACACCCCTGGCGGCCCCGGACCGCGCCCGGAATCCTCCCCTCTCGACGAGGGCACGGCGCAGGATTTACTGCGCGGCATCTGTTTCAAGACGGGCCCCCCGCGCATCGTGGGGGTGGAACTCGAATGGCTCATCCATGACCAGGAACATCCGACCGTGCCGGTGGCCCAGGAGCGGCTGGACGACGCGGTCGCGGCCCTCCGCGAGCTGCCCCTGAGCGCCGCGCTGACCTTCGAGCCGGGCGGGCAGCTGGAGCTCAGCTCCCAGCCGGCCGGCTCCCTGATGGAGTGCATCGAGACGACCGCGGCGGATCTGGCCGCCGTCCGGGGTTCGCTCGGCCGGGCCGGGCTCGCCCCGGTCGGGTTCGGCGTGGATCCGTGGCAGACCCCGCACCGCAGGCTCCGCGAGCCGCGTTACGACGCCATGGAGGCGGCTCTCGACCGGGCGGGCCCGGCCGGGCGGGCGATGATGTGCACCTCCGCCTCCGTGCAGGTCTGTCTGGACGCGGGCGAGGAGGAGCCGGGGCCGCGCGGTTACGGCAGGCGCTGGCAGCTCACCCATCTCCTCGGTGCCGTCCTGGTGGCGGCGTTCGCCAACTCGCCCTTCCGGCAGGGGCGCCGGACCGGCTGGAAGTCCACCCGCCAGGCGCTGTGGGCCGATCTCGACCCCGTACGCACCCTGGCACCGGGCGGCGGGCTCCCGCCGCGCGAGGCGTGGGCGGCGCATGTGCTGGACACGACCGTGATGTGCGTACGCCGGGAGGACGGCCCCTGGTACGTGCCCGAGGGGCTCACCTTCCGGGAGTGGATCCGCACCGGGGCGCCCCGCCCGCCGCTGCGGGCCGATCTCGACTACCACATGACCACCCTCTTCCCGCCGGTCCGGCCGCGTGGCCACCTCGAACTGCGCATGATCGACGCGCAGAGCGGCCCGGACGGGTGGCTGGTGCCGCTCGCCGTCGCCACCGCCCTGTTCGACGACCCGGAGGCCGCCGAGACGGTGTACCGGGCGGTGAAACCCCTGGCGGAGTCGGCCGGTTCCGCCGCCGCGCCGCGCAACGCGCTGTGGACGACGGCGGCCCGCGAGGGCCTGGCCGATCCGGAGCTGCGGGCGGTGGCCGTCCACTGCTTCGAGACGGCCCTCGACGCACTGGACCGCATGGGGGCGAGTACTGCCGTACGGGACACCGTGGCGGCCTTCCACGACCGGTACGTGGCCCGGGGCAGATGTCCGGCCGACGATCTGCTCCGACCGGGCGCCCTCGCCGAGCCGGTCCTCCTCTCCGGCGCCGCCGGCGCGCCGACCGCACCGCCGTCCCCGGGAAGGGTGGCCTCCGCATGA
- a CDS encoding TIGR02452 family protein produces MSARLRGIARETEAVVEAGHYHNAAGRTVSIERAVAAARSGTRLYGPEPVPVPALDTDRTPRFEVTGESSLRAARRMADEAPGKVAVLSYASARNPGGGYLNGAQAQEEALCRGSALHTTLLRAPAYYAHHRAERSAFYTDRVIHSPGVPVFRDDRGRFLDTPYEAGFLTSPAPNAGVIRRQTPEEAHRVPAALAARAERVLEVAAAEGYRRLVLGAWGCGVFRNDPGQVAGAFGALLGEGGRFGGHFEHIVFGILDRTPDSPARAAFTRTFGGGGG; encoded by the coding sequence GTGAGCGCGCGGCTGCGCGGTATCGCGCGGGAGACCGAAGCCGTCGTCGAAGCCGGGCACTATCACAACGCCGCAGGTCGGACCGTGTCCATCGAGCGCGCTGTGGCAGCCGCCCGCTCCGGCACCCGGCTGTACGGCCCCGAGCCGGTGCCCGTCCCCGCCCTGGACACCGACCGGACACCCCGCTTCGAGGTCACCGGCGAGAGCAGCCTCCGGGCGGCCCGGCGGATGGCCGACGAAGCCCCCGGAAAGGTCGCGGTGCTCAGCTACGCCTCCGCTCGCAACCCCGGCGGCGGCTATCTGAACGGCGCCCAGGCCCAGGAAGAGGCCCTCTGCCGTGGCTCGGCCCTCCACACCACCCTGCTGCGCGCCCCCGCGTACTACGCGCACCACCGCGCCGAACGCAGCGCCTTCTACACCGACCGGGTGATCCACTCGCCCGGCGTCCCCGTCTTCCGCGACGACCGGGGCCGCTTCCTCGACACCCCGTACGAGGCCGGATTCCTGACCTCCCCGGCGCCCAACGCCGGAGTGATCCGGCGGCAGACCCCCGAGGAGGCCCACCGCGTCCCCGCCGCCCTGGCCGCCCGCGCCGAACGGGTCCTGGAGGTGGCCGCCGCCGAGGGCTACCGCAGGCTCGTGCTGGGCGCCTGGGGCTGCGGGGTCTTCCGGAACGACCCGGGCCAGGTGGCGGGGGCGTTCGGGGCGCTGCTCGGCGAGGGCGGCCGGTTCGGCGGCCACTTCGAGCACATCGTGTTCGGCATCCTGGACCGCACCCCCGACTCCCCGGCCCGGGCGGCCTTCACCCGGACCTTCGGGGGCGGGGGAGGGTAG
- a CDS encoding dihydrolipoyl dehydrogenase family protein gives MNASEYDVVVIGAGPVGENVADRARAAGLSAAVVESELIGGECSYWACMPSKALLRPVVARADARRVPGLSSAVQGPLDVPAVLAHRDEMTSHWKDDGQVGWLEGIGADIHRGTGRLTGPREVTVTAPDGIEHHLTARHAVAVCTGTRAVVPDLPGIVEARPWTSREATSAEKVPGRLAVVGGGVVGVEMATVWQALGAQVTLLIRGGGLLPKMEPFAGELVAEALTEAGATIRTGVSVTAVERPAPDGPVTAVLDDGTRIEADEILFATGRAPRTDDLGLETVGLEPGSWLTVDDSCRVEGTDWLYAVGDVNHRALLTHQGKYQARIAGAAIAARARRTPPLDTAPWGPHAATADHRAVPQVVFTDPEAASVGLTLAEAEHAGHRVRAVDYDLASVAGASLYADGYKGRARMIVDLDREILLGVTFVGPGIGELLHSATVAVAGEVPIARLWHAVPAYPTISELWLRLLETYRG, from the coding sequence ATGAATGCTTCCGAGTACGACGTGGTGGTCATCGGCGCAGGTCCGGTGGGGGAGAACGTGGCCGACCGGGCCCGCGCGGCGGGGTTGAGCGCGGCCGTGGTGGAGTCCGAGCTGATCGGCGGCGAATGCTCGTACTGGGCCTGCATGCCGAGCAAGGCCCTGCTGCGCCCCGTGGTCGCCCGCGCCGACGCCCGCCGCGTCCCGGGCCTCAGCAGCGCCGTACAGGGCCCCCTCGACGTCCCGGCGGTCCTCGCCCACCGGGACGAGATGACGAGCCACTGGAAGGACGACGGACAGGTCGGCTGGCTGGAAGGCATCGGAGCCGACATCCACCGGGGTACGGGCCGCCTCACCGGCCCCCGCGAGGTCACCGTCACCGCCCCCGACGGCATCGAGCACCACCTCACCGCCCGCCACGCCGTCGCCGTGTGCACCGGTACGAGGGCCGTCGTCCCCGACCTCCCCGGCATCGTGGAGGCCCGCCCCTGGACCAGTCGTGAGGCCACCAGCGCCGAGAAGGTGCCCGGCCGGCTCGCGGTCGTCGGCGGGGGAGTGGTCGGCGTGGAGATGGCCACCGTCTGGCAGGCGCTGGGGGCCCAGGTGACCCTGCTGATCCGGGGCGGCGGCCTGCTCCCGAAGATGGAGCCCTTCGCGGGCGAGCTGGTGGCCGAGGCGCTGACGGAGGCGGGCGCCACGATCCGTACCGGAGTCTCCGTCACCGCCGTCGAGCGCCCCGCACCGGACGGCCCGGTGACGGCCGTCCTGGACGACGGCACCCGCATCGAGGCCGACGAGATCCTCTTCGCCACCGGCCGGGCCCCGCGCACGGACGACCTCGGCCTGGAGACGGTCGGCCTGGAGCCCGGCTCCTGGCTCACGGTGGACGACAGCTGCCGTGTCGAGGGAACCGACTGGCTGTACGCGGTCGGGGACGTCAACCACCGCGCCCTCCTCACCCACCAGGGCAAGTACCAGGCCCGCATCGCGGGCGCCGCCATCGCCGCCCGCGCCCGGCGGACCCCGCCCCTGGACACGGCCCCCTGGGGCCCCCACGCCGCCACCGCCGACCACCGGGCCGTCCCCCAGGTCGTCTTCACCGACCCCGAGGCCGCCTCCGTCGGCCTCACCCTCGCCGAGGCCGAACACGCGGGCCACCGCGTCCGCGCCGTCGACTACGACCTCGCCTCGGTCGCCGGCGCAAGCCTCTACGCCGACGGCTACAAGGGCCGGGCCCGCATGATCGTGGACCTGGACCGCGAGATCCTCCTCGGCGTCACCTTCGTCGGCCCCGGCATCGGCGAACTCCTGCACTCCGCCACGGTCGCGGTGGCCGGCGAGGTCCCCATCGCCCGCCTGTGGCACGCCGTCCCGGCGTACCCGACGATCAGCGAGCTGTGGCTGCGGCTGCTGGAGACGTACCGGGGGTGA
- a CDS encoding ABC transporter ATP-binding protein, whose amino-acid sequence MILSVGAWRVSEGMLPVSGLVAFLLYAFWIVEPVTQLTQTVSLLQSGLAAAARIKEIQDLPEERRPAVVPAPDEAAPAPERAPASPVLTFHDVVARYGPDAGTALNGVSLSIARRGHTAVVGPSGAGKTTMFSLMLRFLHPTGGTVRLDGVPLDHYDLDELRRRIVYVEQDTPLVPGTLRENLLYNHQEASEDDLWSVLRAVRLDERVRELEEGLDSTVSDTEISGGERQRIALARALAGRPETLLLDEATAQLDGLSESAIHDAIVKVAEHGAVATIAHRLSTVVEADRIMVMENGLCRASGTHDELLTSDDPYRDLVAALRIATVGQQRRRPQEDGAGVRPPGRPSVGP is encoded by the coding sequence ATGATCCTCTCGGTGGGTGCCTGGCGGGTCAGCGAGGGGATGCTGCCGGTCTCCGGCCTGGTCGCCTTCCTCCTCTACGCGTTCTGGATCGTGGAGCCGGTGACCCAGTTGACCCAGACGGTCTCGCTGCTCCAGTCCGGTCTGGCGGCGGCCGCGCGCATCAAGGAGATCCAGGACCTGCCCGAGGAGCGGCGCCCCGCCGTCGTTCCCGCCCCGGACGAAGCCGCTCCGGCTCCGGAGCGGGCGCCGGCCTCCCCCGTCCTCACGTTCCACGACGTCGTCGCCCGGTACGGACCGGACGCCGGCACCGCCTTGAACGGGGTCTCCCTCTCCATCGCCCGCCGCGGCCACACCGCTGTCGTCGGCCCGTCGGGCGCGGGGAAGACCACGATGTTCTCGCTGATGCTGCGCTTCCTGCACCCGACCGGGGGAACGGTCCGCCTCGACGGTGTCCCGCTCGACCACTACGACCTCGACGAACTGCGCAGGCGGATCGTCTACGTCGAGCAGGACACCCCCCTGGTGCCCGGCACCCTGCGGGAGAACCTGCTCTACAACCACCAGGAGGCGAGCGAGGACGACCTCTGGTCGGTGCTGCGGGCCGTACGGCTCGACGAGCGGGTGCGTGAACTGGAGGAGGGCCTCGACAGCACCGTGTCCGACACCGAGATCTCCGGCGGCGAGCGACAGCGCATCGCCCTGGCGCGGGCCCTGGCGGGTCGGCCGGAGACCCTGCTGCTGGACGAGGCGACCGCACAGCTGGACGGCCTCAGCGAGTCCGCGATCCACGACGCCATCGTCAAGGTCGCGGAGCACGGAGCCGTGGCCACCATCGCGCACAGGCTGTCCACGGTGGTGGAGGCCGACCGGATCATGGTGATGGAGAACGGCCTCTGCCGCGCCTCCGGAACCCATGACGAACTGCTCACCTCCGACGACCCCTACCGGGATCTGGTCGCGGCGCTGAGGATCGCGACGGTCGGTCAGCAGCGCCGTCGTCCCCAGGAGGACGGCGCAGGCGTCCGGCCACCGGGCCGGCCGTCCGTCGGCCCGTAA
- the egtC gene encoding ergothioneine biosynthesis protein EgtC produces the protein MCRHIAYVGDPVALGTVLSAPPHSLVRQSWAPRRQRYGTVNADGFGVGWYADGDPVPGRYRRQGPIWHDETFADLARVVRTTALLAAVRDATEPGADGEAAAAPYTSGRLLFSHNGAVPGWPGSLAGPAAALPARELLSLAARNDSALVWALVLHRVAAGDDLPGAVAETVREVAEVAPGARLNLLVTDGTTIVATAWGDTLWHLHDPGRSTAVASEPYDDDPRWREVPDRTLLVATSADVTPTPLKEPAA, from the coding sequence ATGTGCCGTCATATCGCCTATGTGGGCGATCCAGTGGCCCTCGGGACCGTACTCTCCGCGCCACCGCACTCCCTGGTGCGCCAGTCCTGGGCACCGCGCCGCCAGCGGTACGGGACGGTCAACGCGGACGGCTTCGGCGTCGGCTGGTACGCGGACGGCGACCCGGTCCCCGGCCGCTACCGCCGTCAGGGGCCGATCTGGCACGACGAGACCTTCGCCGACCTGGCCCGGGTGGTGCGGACCACCGCGCTGCTCGCCGCCGTACGGGACGCCACCGAGCCGGGTGCGGACGGGGAGGCCGCGGCCGCGCCGTACACCTCCGGGCGGCTGCTGTTCAGCCACAACGGCGCGGTGCCGGGCTGGCCCGGCTCGCTCGCGGGGCCGGCCGCCGCGCTCCCCGCGCGGGAGCTGCTGTCGCTGGCCGCCCGCAACGACTCCGCGCTGGTCTGGGCGCTGGTCCTGCACCGCGTCGCCGCCGGGGACGATCTGCCGGGCGCGGTCGCGGAGACCGTCCGGGAGGTCGCGGAGGTGGCGCCGGGCGCACGGCTGAACCTGCTGGTCACGGACGGCACCACCATCGTGGCCACCGCCTGGGGCGACACCCTCTGGCACCTCCACGACCCGGGCCGCTCGACGGCCGTGGCCTCGGAGCCGTACGACGACGATCCCCGCTGGCGCGAGGTCCCCGACCGCACCCTGCTGGTCGCGACCTCCGCAGACGTCACCCCCACACCGCTCAAGGAGCCCGCAGCGTGA